A stretch of the Jeotgalibacillus haloalkalitolerans genome encodes the following:
- a CDS encoding polysaccharide biosynthesis protein, producing the protein MAYQKRLAGLMLIDSSIVILSIFISYYFFLPFGDLYGIGSDQNMNVLVTSSILLLLTHHLFAHFFGLYKRVWQYSSLNELVGLAKAVTLSIIVVVLYQLIFSTSLYTRTLLITWMLHILLLGGVRFSWRMYRDTYFRPTKNRKRTLVVGAGAAGSLILRELNHNPNAELQVVGFIDDDRSKHNLEIHGVPVYGGVDCIKEVVEKQQIEHIIIAIPSLDRSGIKRIFEECAKTNAKTKILPLFGDLASGRIEVNQIREVQVEDLLGRDPVELDMQKISEDLTGKTILVTGAGGSIGSEISRQVCRFSPAKLILLGHGENSIYKIDMELRSQFADHIELVPTIADVQDGERILAVMKEHQPDVVYHAAAHKHVPLMEANPFEAVKNNIFGTKNVATAAHEAGVGHFVLVSTDKAVNPPNVMGATKRFAEMIVQNLAKESDTVFAAVRFGNVLGSRGSVIPLFKRQIAAGGPVTVTDERMTRYFMTIPEASRLVIQAGTLARGGEVFVLDMGEPVKIVDLAKNLIRLSGYTEEEIPIKFAGMRPGEKLYEELLNEDEVQDKQVFEKIFIGKAVPVSNVEMELLLRDIEHSDEEQLKEILIGVANRKNVERLKIKSS; encoded by the coding sequence TTGGCTTATCAGAAAAGACTGGCAGGACTTATGCTTATAGACTCATCAATTGTGATTCTATCTATCTTTATCAGCTACTATTTCTTCTTACCTTTCGGTGACCTTTACGGGATCGGAAGCGACCAGAATATGAACGTCCTAGTGACGAGTTCAATTCTGCTGCTATTAACCCATCATTTATTTGCACACTTTTTCGGGCTTTATAAAAGGGTGTGGCAATATTCAAGTCTGAATGAGCTGGTTGGGCTTGCTAAGGCAGTTACGCTATCTATTATTGTCGTCGTACTCTATCAGCTGATCTTTTCAACTTCACTTTATACAAGAACCCTATTAATCACATGGATGCTACATATACTACTATTAGGCGGTGTCAGATTCAGCTGGCGCATGTACCGGGATACATATTTCCGCCCAACTAAAAATCGTAAGCGTACGCTGGTTGTCGGAGCGGGTGCTGCCGGTTCACTTATTTTAAGAGAGCTGAACCATAATCCAAATGCAGAGCTTCAGGTCGTCGGGTTTATCGATGATGACCGCTCGAAGCACAACCTTGAAATCCATGGCGTTCCAGTCTATGGGGGCGTGGATTGTATTAAAGAGGTCGTCGAGAAGCAGCAGATCGAACATATCATTATTGCGATTCCTTCATTAGATAGAAGCGGGATTAAGCGTATTTTTGAAGAGTGTGCAAAAACAAATGCTAAAACGAAAATCCTTCCTCTATTCGGTGATCTGGCGTCAGGCCGTATAGAAGTAAACCAGATCCGTGAAGTGCAGGTTGAAGACTTACTCGGCCGAGATCCGGTTGAGCTGGATATGCAGAAGATCTCTGAAGACTTAACAGGTAAGACGATTCTGGTTACAGGTGCCGGCGGCTCAATCGGTTCAGAAATCAGCCGTCAGGTTTGCAGGTTCTCACCAGCTAAGCTGATTCTGCTCGGACATGGTGAAAATTCTATATACAAAATTGATATGGAGCTGCGCAGTCAGTTCGCTGATCATATTGAACTTGTGCCAACGATTGCAGATGTGCAGGATGGTGAACGGATTCTTGCAGTCATGAAAGAGCATCAGCCGGATGTTGTCTACCATGCTGCGGCACATAAGCACGTACCTTTAATGGAAGCAAATCCGTTTGAAGCGGTTAAAAACAATATCTTTGGTACAAAAAATGTCGCAACTGCTGCACATGAAGCAGGAGTAGGACACTTTGTACTGGTCTCTACTGATAAAGCAGTGAATCCTCCTAACGTCATGGGTGCAACAAAGCGTTTTGCTGAAATGATCGTTCAGAACCTTGCGAAAGAAAGCGATACAGTGTTTGCAGCGGTCCGGTTTGGTAATGTATTAGGCTCTCGGGGCAGTGTGATTCCTTTATTTAAAAGACAGATTGCTGCAGGCGGTCCTGTCACAGTGACTGATGAAAGAATGACACGTTACTTTATGACAATCCCTGAAGCGTCACGCCTGGTCATTCAGGCGGGTACACTTGCACGCGGCGGGGAAGTATTTGTGTTGGATATGGGAGAGCCTGTAAAGATTGTGGATCTCGCAAAGAACCTGATCCGCTTATCCGGTTATACAGAAGAAGAAATTCCAATCAAATTTGCCGGAATGCGTCCTGGAGAGAAGCTATATGAAGAGTTGTTGAATGAAGATGAAGTACAGGATAAGCAGGTGTTCGAGAAGATATTTATTGGTAAAGCAGTTCCAGTTTCGAATGTTGAGATGGAGCTATTGCTGAGAGAT